GCAGTGTTTTCTatgtgttttgttatttgtgAGGTTTATTAATCCCCTCCTCAGTTCAGCTGATGTCCCTgtttatctcacacacactgattacAGGATTACAGGtctcacacgtacacacacaaagaatgagggtcacacacacagcgtTCCTGTTGTGGTGCATTCAGGGAACCTGTGaaagcagcagctgctgttgcAGACAAACAGGAATTGTGTTTGCAGGGTGGTGAGGCTGTTTACCACCGCCGCTGACTCATGTACAAGAAACACATGAAAGGCAGAGGAAGTGTGTGACCCACTTTTCTGCCAGCTCACTTCCTCGTGTTGTGAACCGAGTTCTCGGTGGGAAGACAAAGAATCCAGCAGTGCACGCTGGACAGCAGGAAGGGAGGAGGGCTGTTTAAAACATGACTCAACTGTCTCACAGAGACCTCTACATATTCTTGGACAGTGTGAAGTAGTTTTTGCAGATTTCTCaatcacacattttttattttagtcttGTGCAGTCTGGGGACTCTCAGTGAGGAATGTATCTACACAGGTTgttaaaacacagacagacacactgcaCAGGGCGGGGACATACTGACAGCAACACCTCAATACATGTGCAGTCAAGTAGAGCAGCTCACATGCTTGTGTTCTTCCATTCTTCAGACTCTGCCAGGGAAGTTTTCATTCAGCTGTGAGGGTGTAGCTGTATTGACATGTGGTGTGTTAATTTCATTGTGTCTGCGCCCTGTAGATAGGAAAAAGTTGCACAAGAGTCtccactgtatttattttggcaGATAATGGCTGCACACACTGGTAACACTTTGTTATCTGAATTATCTCAACTGGTCCTCCAAACTTAAAGACAACATTCAGTCTTGACCTTGGAGAcacaaatcaacaaaattcaCAAGCAGCTGCTCTGCAactttcagttttatcacacctTCCTCAACAGATAGATTTTTGATCAGTTGTTATACAACTGTAGATGTCTAAATTTCCATTCCTCTGAGTGCTTTAATGACTTCTCGACCTTGGTAGCGtaaatactgccgctttgtcagggATTTCGGCGTCAGATACTGACGCACAGAGCCACCTTTCATGGCAGTATGATCTGCATTGGGCAGCAGCTATTTCTGACGCCAACAACAACTgaactcatcaaatacagcTGCTTTGGTTGTATTTAGggaacaaaaacacgtggttgggtttaggaaaaaagaacagggtttggctttataatcttacagtgCGCTCCCAGGTGAAggtcgatgtttgttggacccatccaccacccctccggCCTGCCCTCGTGGGACtgttgctgccttaacttttgttcttgtcctgctaCGTTTCCTCCTGACGCCACCGAGccccgttaaactataatggcaaccggccacatatcatgccgacaCTGAAGGACGGCTTTTATTGTCTGTGTCTCATGCCGCAAGTAACTGCCCAGGCGCTGGATTTCGAGGACTTCGGAGTGACACCAGCTtggctttgtcagtggatgtcagcgtcagacaccgaccCACTGAGACAGTCTTGGTGGCGGTATGATTCACACTGGGCAGCCGCTATGTTATGAGGAGCGAGAAAGTCACTTTAGGACAGGCGGGAGGTGAagtggatgagtcaaacaaacataacctgattttcttttcccatgtgaaaacaaaagtcagtggagttattTGAATAACAaagtgtgccagtgtgtgtaGCATGATATCATAGTGACGTATTTCATGTGACGTGACATACAGTAAGCTaaactatgatatttttttctgaacctaaccaggtgcttttgttgcctaaacttaaggaaataaaccttaaaacaaagtgttttacctacatagtaagtttattttgacgactatttaacaagcagaagttatatatttcctgtgaatatagaaatatagtttgaaaagacacaatgcatacAACAATCAATTGATTCAACTGTCTGTGAACGTCCAAAACCGACGCAGAAGGCTACCTAGcacgtcatattttgacgtttaggtccactgacaaggtggaaggagccgaattatccgttgaagtctcctcctctccaacattaatgattaaaaactgtacaaacactgaataaagcagtttcatgttacaaatcagtgtttctctgacaccaCTTGGCATGTTGGACACAAGACATTAGCCTAGCACCTTCCAGTGTGTGCCCACCTtttcttctctgataacttaagattcagatgtttaggaggtttttacttggAACCAAATTATCGGTAGAGGTCTGTTCCTCTCCTAAACAAACGGTGCTGTAGCATTGTttcgacctctcattagtccgacgtcccgttgttccgatatgtgattattactgtattgaggatcagcaacgcaacaaaagtaggctactggtcgagatacaagtgtcatagagaggagagaatgaaacaccataacctcctgttattaactctggggtccgggttgtgtggggagctttccgcggtactgaatggctcccggcaggcgtatttctgccttgatggtgcaccgcgaccggctctgggtcagctgNgggtttaatatggtcagaccaatgggctgtcggaaaaatgggcagaccccaaacaaacagaccagctgattaaaCCAGTGAAAATGCTAAgtaaagcagttttgtgtaaaaacaaacaaacaaaaaacacaatcattagccctttttaaacaggagttgtgcaaatttgcagcaaagcccaatcagtcttttttcagcattggcagtataaaaacaaaatcggggagtgcagcaacctacctacttttgtttatacagaatgcgcctttttcggggcaatggggggcgtgagcaagtaacaaaacgtgtagctcagcgtgtgacgtaaacagtgacgtgggagggaagctgcggctggtcagtccttcagcgattctctcgtaagtcaacccgttcttcaccgtccctgtcatctgacctcttcgtttgtgaggacaaggagggcgcacagttccttgtctccccagttgctcgtctttacagtgtctgtcaggtttgtgtttcaagattcaagattcaagatagcctttattgtcataGTACAGACACCTATACAATGAaattccctcttgctactagctgctcgctaattcctgctatcagctgtttcctgcttatccaccgccagtgggtctcacgtgcggcatcatcaacagctcctcccacaagtcttcaacagcccctcccgttgtggaaggcgttgtgtctaaatgctcgcagcttgccggcaaaacggcccaacattcacagaaaatctggcagtgtaaaaggggctattgctGAGGGGCTGCTACTACAGTGGCAAATGGAAAaactgggctactgtagaaacatggtggtgcaacatggtgatctctgttgATGAGGACTCgttccctatgtagatatgaagggcTCAGTCTgaggtaacagaaacacagagattcttattttaaggtgattatacacaaaataaaacatacttattatattatattatattatattatgttcaGTTCCTGCCTAGATTTCCCCCTGAATCTTTGGACCTTTAAGTATGTATTTTCTATTAGTGGCAAACACAGAGCACAGCAGCCAGCAGAGAACAACATGcagtaaaaataatctttttattttctcagtcCCGTTTATGGCAATTTAAACTGCTCTAACATTTATGAGAGactattcacatcatgtttgatTTATGacatgaatatttatttacaaccagacagaaaacagaagtAAAACAGCTACCAAACACACCCCTGTAatgtaaaatattatatttacacATGACCTTTTGAACTGGATCTCAATCTCAGAAACactataaaatgtatttataaaaacaGTGTATGTAAACATAATTATGTGTCTGCTGTAAAGTGCTTATTTTAACTTGGAGAGGGATTAAAGTGAgtgttgttttctgtgtcagGAAGTGATGACAGTTTATCTTGGTTTCACATGCTGGTATCACTCCCAACTGCCACAACCCCACTGGATTCCAGTATGACTGGACTCCTGCCGCTGCCATTGAGACACACAGGAAACCTCAGCCGagccctctgattggctgacgtGCCACGTGGCGCAGTGATAGTAGCTCCTTGTATGGTCATGAGGGCTCTCTCTTTGACTGGAGCATCAGGTTTAGCCCGGCTGCTGTTTCTCAGAAACAGAAATGTACACTGTGTtctcccacagacacacaccctcCCTCCACTCctattgtcagtgtgtgtgtgtgtgtgtgtgtgtgtgtgtgtgtgtgtgtgtgtgtgtgcgctggtGTTACACGTTTACACATCACAGTCACTGCCAACTGTTTCAACTGTACCACTACAGTTTTTGTTTAGACAAATAAATCAccattatatgtgtgtgttacacCAGATTCTTCAGATGCTGCAAATGTTTTCTCATCCTTTATCACATACTGTGTTTATATACATAGAGGGGACACACATTTTATTAGCTGTGACTCTGGTAATATGAAGAATATGTGACCCATCAGATTCTGTACATGAAAAAGACCAAAAATAGGTTTATGTGTAAATACTGCATGGATCCTGCTGCCACTGCTGATGAGTTTGTGATTATTTACATATCTGTGGGCGTCATTTTTGTCTTCACAGCTATCAGAGCCCTCCTAACACCATGCAGACACCATTTTTGATTGCAGCagctattaaaataaaacatatttgacGTGGCAATGGATGAAATTCCTGCTTGGGGGTCACAGAATTTGGTGCAACACTGGGTTTGATGGGAGCTTACATAACATACTGTGATGGTTTTCAACACGTGCCCGCGCATACAGGGAGCATGTATGGGTGCTCTAATAAAAGTGGGAGGTTGCGTTTAGATCCAACGTGAATATTTAACATAATGAAACCgcgctttgtttgttttgcctggacagacagcagcagcagacagttaGGAGTTATGTAATGTCCATTTGAAGGGAGCAGTCCAACGCCGCGACGTGGTGGGGTTGAGGCGGGAAATCGGATCACCGGTAAAATCGCGGCAAATGGCGTTTTAGTTCACTTTTagtggtgttaatttgtgaatatatttgtgttataACAACGTGTTAGCATGGTGATTCGTAGCGTGAATCGTCTTTGACTGTgtgatttattttggttttaaaaacacCCCTCCCCGTGACAGAGAACATGGTACAGTCCACAACACGTCATCCATTGTTTACAAATCAACTCGGGTTGTTGGTTAGTACCGAGCGGCGTGGTGAGAGCGAGGAGCAGCCCGGCGGCTCTCATTCACAccgacacaaacagaaacactctGAAATATAAACTTCCCAGTACACCGACTCAATATCCGCCATCATGCCGTGTCGGAAGGAGAACTACATCTTTCTGGAACAGTCCGTCACCGTCGGCTCCAAAGAAGTGGACGCGCTGGTGACGAAAATCGGCGAGGCGCTGCAGCTCCACAACAATAGCGGCGGCCACCAGAAGACTGTGTCCGTGTCCATGTCCTGCCTGCACGGGCTCACCGGCAGCAGCACCGGCGGGGTCAAACCGGCGGCCATCATCAACGGCAGCGCGGGAGCTCCGGCGCAGAAACACGGCTGCTGCATGCGGCTCCGGAACCGGGGACACCGGGGGAGCAGCAGGGCAAGCCCGTATAACATCCCTGGGTCTAACGGCGACCAGGACTGGGACCAAATCAAACCGTGGAACAAAAAGAGGATCAACGTGGAGGAGGACGATCCGCACCGGCTGCTGCAGGAGCTAATTTTATCGGGGAACCTGATTAAAGAGGCCGTGAGGAGGCTTCAGTTCTCCGCCGCAGACTGTGGAGATTTCCCCAAGGCGGCGGACAATGTGCCGTGCTGATAACGTAACGGACGAACCGGGGACGGGGTGTCCACCGCAGCGTGTGTCCCCCTCTCCTGGACGGACACAAAGACTGTTTAGAATTAAATTTCACAGGACTGGTAGCTATGTTTTCTAATTTCACCCATTTTCATCGATTTTGTGTGTAACGTTTGTTACGCTATGTCGGCTAGCAGTTAGCCTAACTTAGCTAGCTCGCTAGCCACCGGCTAATGAGCCGTGTTGTTTATGTTTGAATGTCTCGGTGTGGCTCAGGCGCTCGGGGTGCAGCGGACGTCTGAGCCGCCACTTCATCAGACTTTACATTAGCGAGACAGGACGTTTATGTCGCCCTGTGAAGGCTGATGTGGTCCTACCGTGAGGGAAAGTGATGTTAACCGTCACACGGAGTGTTACTGTGTGTAACTCTGTGAAGATGGAGTCCTGAACAATGGATGTTCCTCTCCTGGCTGATTAAAGCTTGAGTCACAGTGAGCAGAGGCAGGAAGTCGTagtttattcatgttttatttaccaCTGCATCCCGGAATTTCTTCATGTGCTCTGGCttgatgggggggggggggtgctcATGGTTAGCTCTTCCCTGCTGTGACAGACCATTATAAAGGCAGTGGATAgtttagggactgttctgtaCTTACCGGGGGacggtttttcttttttatgtccCTCCCAGAAGCCTTATATATTATGttttgagcctccctgagtgacagAACAACCACTGAGAgatataaaatgacaaaaaaaggcacaaCATTACATCCAAGAGgcacaaaatggctacaaagagGTGCAAAGCTATGGCACAACATGAAGCTAAACAACTGTCAAAGCATGTTTGTCCCGCTCCTTTGTAGGACAGGTGaaggggccttttgcatatctcaCCCAGGGGCCCACGATCTGCTTATACGCCCCTGCTGGTTAGTTCCTGCAAATGGTTTCTGATGGTGACTTTGATGAGATATTACTATTTAAAGCACAGATTTGGTTGTCATTTTTCTGATGGAAGAGTTTGTTACACAAGATGTGTTCAGAGACTATCAGACATTTAAAATtccaatgataatttctgttttcacagcttCTGGtaatgataaatggtgtaatctTGGAGATTTGTTAAAGAACACCTGCCTTCCAGAGGCctgttttctgtaaaaaaaaaatcagtggtaGAGTAAATGCAAAATGCAGCCATTGAAATCTGTGTGCCCTCTAAGCCAACCTTTTTTTCACCATGCCCCTCCCCTcataaataacgaacagtcccttagttGTCCATTTTGTTTACAATCTAGTGCTGGGTGTAAATAGCTGCTctgcagagaaaagaaaggaagtgccccctcctcatcctcatgtCATTTCACGTTGTTCAGTGTGTCGTCCTTTAACTGCTCATTTCATTGGTTCACTCAACCTCAGCCAGACTAATCAGTGACATGAGCCTCAGAAAAGCTGGTTTATATTTAAAAAGGACACCACACTGCGTCTCTGTCAGCAGCTCCACATTTCTcttccagattttttttttttcgaagGGAAACATGGACATCAAACATGTGGAGGAGAAGTGGGGGCCTgggaaagaagagaaaacacGCCCTTTCCCACAGGGCTTTGGGTGATGTGTAACTGTTTGTTTGTAACGTTTGGGGGAAAAGGTCGGCCGTCACATGACAACACTTTTGTGGTGCTTTCACCTTTTTGGAATTCCGACGGGGAGTtctgtttggggttttttgtatttgtttcttctctgtgtaAAGAAAAATCACCACGACTGCTTCGTAACGAAGTCTCTGATAATGTTCCTGAGTATTCAGggccttttttgttgttgttgttgttgtcttaataaactcctttttgtttttccaaaccTCTGTAGAGTTTTATTGGTGGCCTTTCTGGAAACTTCTCTCACTTGTTTTGTCAGGAGTTTGTCCTACATATGGAAATGTGTCCCCCTGCTGCTTCCTCTGGGCCTGTGAGTGTGGACAACGTGGTCTTGAAGGACACATGCTCATTATCAGCCTATAAATACCCCCTCCCCCCCTCGCTGGATCTCAGCAGGCAGACATGACACCAGCggtgaaaaacatgttttgctccAGTGGCCTGAGCCGTGAGCCAGTCAAGGTCCTACACATTGTTTATGGCGGCTCcctctgctgttgctgctgggtTACTGAGAGTGTGTGTCGTCATCcgtctcagcagcagcagatggagcTGACGGGGCAGCTGACGACATGTTTTGGGTCTCTGGGTGGATGTTCGACCTCCGATAATCGTGTAGTTAATTGAGTGTAAAgatctgtgtctctctgaggatataaacagtcacacaggaggatttttttaaggaaactaaacattattttcACGAGGAACacttatttatacagcacactGCAGACACAGGCGGAAACATTATgtgctgtaaataaaaacaaggacaGAAAGTCAAAGGGAAAAGACTTTTTTCTACTAATATTTAAGTCAAACTAGTTAAAGTGTCCATCACAAGTCCAAAGTGAAAccaaaatatattcagtttagaAAGATAtgaaagaaaagcagcagcCCTCTCATCAGAGAAGTTGGAGGCAAGTTATCCAGAGACAGTATATTACAAACAGATGTAGTTCTGCTGGAAGCAAAGCAACGTCCTGTTGTGGAGGTGTCGGccacaaaatgtatttcagccatgtaaaaaaatcaatatcagtttaagtgtgcgttatattgagagtatttggAGCCGTTATCACCCTCTTTACAACAAGACTCCATGGAGAAAAACTGATTTaacatcgctgaacacaggagctgctggtctactgctgcttcgatCAATTGGtctgtgtgattgtgtgactttgggttagtttggattcaccaaaattacacaatgacacaaacttAACAGCAGTAGATCTGAGGCCTGAACTACggagccagttcaacttacccaggatatcttttcatTATCTTGTTTGACTAACCCGTCACATCAGCCGTCTGGATAACTGCtgctacaaagctggttatctgCTAGTttagtcaactctgggttttcctatcagCCACGAGCGTGTTCATGTGTTAATTACGAGTCTGAGGCTGCAAAATGTCAGTAACATGGGATGTAAACGATACTCTGTGATCTTATAAtggaaaatgtagaaacattgaAAATACAATCCGTCAGCTGAGTCTTAAATTACATGCAGGTATCATGATGTTACATGTGACATTAGTAGAGAGTATTTTTAGCTGTTTAGTTTGCTGATGACAAACCTGAGGCCTGAACTATGAGGCAGGATTTGGAGCTAatgaggtaacttcagggttaactctgttTTCAGTactatgaagctggttctctttttactgggATGAATCACCGtggtaactgatgctgaacagctaacctgctccggagcagcaccaccccgacctctgaccaatcagatcccTGAAGAAAGAAGTATCCATGAACTAAAGTCTGCAGGTAACAAAGAGGAGCCTGTATGCTGTTAGAATCATTTCGttgtttccactggttttaatcagAGCTTCTAACACACAGAGAGATtgtttacacactaaacacGTGATTTTAACTGatgcaaagtttatttcagtcgcagtgacagtgttgatatgtgacactctgattcatcactgcagctcagaataacatgagacaccggTGTGATGAGAACGGGATcatattttattagtaaaataatccacacactctTAATTGGCTCCTGTTGTTATAAATGACACATTTGGGTCAGACAGAcgtcatcagtcattaactacttcTCCACTCTTTacttcagcagcacaaacagtctggtgttactttaaagtgtttatgACACATATTCAGAGGCAGTTTCATCATCACACAACTAAACAGCAACAAATACTCTGtactaatgtcacatatagACCATTGATACCTGCACGTTATGCAAGTCTCGGCTGACAGTGAATTCTTGGATAcaactgacctatggctaagccacgcccccctccactcactcggacaaactatcaataTTCAGTGACcagcgctatggcaggtgtcacagtacacggcatttcacagaaggcaattgatgatttttggagacataacgatcagatgtaattgagaagtaaccaaaagggcctaaactacgcattggagggatatattcatcattttattgttgagaaggtcgatgaaaagcttaaattacaagccaaaatttacaggtcacagtgtacgcttgtgaaccgcatctggttgccgtcaccatcaaagacaacaagttaaagtgccactgaagttaaggtttttggctcagaatatgagaaaaggataacggcctttttaccatctttaccaagagtgtctctccgttagtttggtgctacagtatttacactgaatcattcagcataacgtttgccaacctttgttatctctgccattacagataagttaatgaagctaagctccagaagttaacgttagcttaactagagccctttggacaacagctaacaatgatgtacgatcaccaaagtacaaaactagaacaaaataggctaatgaactcccagcaaacaaggtgacatgatgaacaacgcagctaggagctaacgttaggctaactttagctaacgttagctagagatgttaaagataactttatatttctttccagcaaagtgacaatatgttgcctcaaacacaatgttgacttaccttagaacagatgtagacatcattgttaatcttattcacgttgagttgatgttgtggtctaacgttaccacacaactttatccaaaggagacacttttctcggttgagatgtggtttaaagtgtaaaaaatacacctggtcgcccagcctctcaggataccttgtgtcagagttgcatgtaccccatgcacaccgtttgaccatttttaaacttcaaatctcagaaaaagctcataaaaccgaacgaaactgactttctgtaatgtatttcaatggacgtccaggcagagaatgtccgagtgtatgggaatggctatacgcactgtgattggctcatcgtgtttgagggcggggcttagccataggtcaatatttctacattttccaCTGCAAGATTTCACAGCATCATTTACACCCCACACCACTCACATTTTACCGTCTCACAGTCACAGACACTTTCAGCACCGTagaggaactgaagctgttccCCGTTGAAACAGGCTGTcggacagaaaggtaaagcagtgaaaatactctcaatatgtCGTACagttaaactgatattgattgttTAGGTGACTAAATTACATTTATCCATAGCAGTAGATTGCTTAGTCACTCTGGTTGACGTTATTTCAATTCATGTCACTTTCTCTGCTCACATGAATGCTTTCATTGTCTTGACTTGTTATTTTATCCCCTAATAAACCTCATATCTGTGCCGTAAGTAAGCTTAAAAACCTGCAATTTAGATAACTGAAAATCATTTAGCATCAAGTTTTAATTATCTTGGTAGAAGCATTAAAATTCCATCATTTACTACATTAAAAAGCCCATTACATGTGCCATATTAAGGTTTTATTTTGCATGTTCTAAGCCCTTAAAATGAATGACTCAGGTGTTAAATCACTTAacaaagcagaggaggagcgAGGCTTTGAAATCATCAGTTTCAGGGAGTTTATTTTAAGAGACGTGTGCAGAGATTGAAGCGAGTGACACTCGTCCTCTGTCAGTACAAAAACTGTACATGTCTGAAAGAAGAGGAGCTATGAGTTATCTCACCACAGTGTTGCAGTCTGAATCTGAGACTGAAAcactgtgagtgtgaatgagctCGTCTTCGTGGGCGGCAGCTTTATTCTTCAGGTCGTCCTCCCACACAGCTTTACTGCATCCCTGACGCAAGCGGAGCACAAATGGAGGACAAAAATAGAAAAGCTGCGACTGTGTTTGTGAGAGCTCTCTCACTCATAAAAAACCCCCactctttctgtttctgctctCAAATCAAGTTACATCATcctgtgaagaagaagaaacacacaacGCACAGCAGAACATCACCAGATCTGTAGGACTGCAGCTTCACTCATCTGTCTCTGAACAGACTGATGTTTGAAGGAGCTCTCATCTTCATGTCAATATGAATTGACTGTTTTGTTCAAGAAGCAGCAACATGGACGGCAACAAAAAGAAACTGAGCTTCTGAACAAATGACGACAGTCAGTGGCGTGACGTCACACAAAACTCTGGGCCCTGTACCGTATACGCAGCCTCAGTGAACCCCTTCCCCTTTTCACACATCCACTGTCAGTCCTGTACAATAACTGAATCACCAACATGCATCTGCAGCAGTTATAACAGCCATCAGTGATGAAGGTCTCAATATAGTTTAAGAATGGAGAGCAGTGGCATAAGGtagttacaatgggccccagtgcacactactATGATGGGCCCTAGTCACATGATCAGTGACTTGACATTTAATAACATCAACATATTACacatgacagagatgggttcgtctttttcaagggcatataAAGCAAATGGCACCGTTGGGAGTTTGTCTTTGAATACAGGCATATTCCTGAACTTCTCTGCCCCTACTCCAACTCCCGGCCTCTTAGATCCTCTGAACATTGTCTTTTAACTGTCCTGCGATCGTGTTGATTTGTGTTGATTGCTCATTAGCTCTTGTTCTTGTTAGTAATagatccatccatctattttcaagcgcttatccaaagccgggtcgcgggggcggCAGGCTGAGCAAactattccagacgtccctctcccaagcaacgctttccagctcctcctgggggatcctgaggcaTTCCCCGTTCTGGGTCTGTcccgggcctcctaccagtgggatgtgcccagaacacctccagcgAGAGGTTAAAGATTCCCCCAAGAATCGACACCTTAACGGAGTAGAGGGGTTTGCATGTCCCTGTGATCCTAGGAGCTGTGTTGTCCGGAGCTAATACTGCCaggtagggtctcccaaggcaaagttATCCCAGGagaggggccagactaagagTGGTTCAAGAAGACCATGATGAAACACCACATTTGAGGACAGAGTACCTCGCCTGGTATGGGGACACAGGGGCCCCTTGGAGCCAGACCTGGGGGGAGAGCCTGCCAGTGAGTGTCTGGTTGCGAAATGTTCACAAAAACACTTCAGTGGCTGTATTCATGAGAATAACACAAGATGGCTATTCGGTATCATTG
This DNA window, taken from Epinephelus moara isolate mb chromosome 6, YSFRI_EMoa_1.0, whole genome shotgun sequence, encodes the following:
- the gbp gene encoding LOW QUALITY PROTEIN: glycogen synthase kinase binding protein (The sequence of the model RefSeq protein was modified relative to this genomic sequence to represent the inferred CDS: inserted 1 base in 1 codon); amino-acid sequence: MPCRKENYIFLEQSVTVGSKEVDALVTKIGEALQLHNNSGGHQKTVSVSMSCLHGLTGSSTGGVKPAAIINGSAGAPAQKHGCCMRLRNRGHRGSSRASPYNIPGSNGDQDWDQIKPWNKKRINVEEDDPHRLLQELILSGNLIKEAVRRLQFSAADCGDFPKXGGQCAVLIT